One genomic region from Colletes latitarsis isolate SP2378_abdomen chromosome 10, iyColLati1, whole genome shotgun sequence encodes:
- the LOC143346856 gene encoding uncharacterized protein LOC143346856 → MYSLYRAWFGDSVIGDSYTRFQETLSPPDTVVRVGNEGEHQFVAHKGVLAAHSGYLKALLTSAATTPNSVNANVASCGNLPATAIAVTTSSLSGQSTRQPVTSVSVSSIGGEAFAPLLNYMYTGRLEVTLDNVYSVLLATHLLHMPGALEQCRAALLRLRAPPPLPTPIPVPVGPTSTLTSTPGSGNILRPIPNRLMIDPNMCWPPTTPLYPPTAPAPASIGIPHLSQLQPSVLMQSTVPLSVTVASTSSVQETQTSTLATIPTFVSNSKVPSPRPTLFQIERNRGTREARAKSPENESSTSLPFVAAAAAAFNAFAASNAATATRATSPTLSVSPSPSTASQSSLPSCRSKKSTSTDQRRYKEERDGEHPNTSRQTQGRASSSPTEETAASRHRGRNVETLSIAENDRARSSKRRGRGSSGNEGSSSGVLSVVYDIACCDGPVKFHRVLNENYSSSVATCGPNSASQQRLQRSCFEPENTSSENDENGRPPTVRMTHDPTESVIDSNTTTESYTCGYCKHTFKSQYCYRKHTKRHLLPTRANESIAVRPRQDIPRSRREVRLLDLNVQYYPCKICGCKFPSYYFVHKHRKLCHANMEERQQPDETIGTPTEDQESTTSTTNDRQLGSEN, encoded by the exons ATGTACAGCTTATACAGAGCTTGGTTTGGCGACAGTGTTATCGGTGACAGTTACACGCGATTCCAAGAAACTCTGTCGCCGCCAGACACAGTCGTTAGAGTCGGGAACGAAGGGGAGCATCAATTTGTCGCTCACAAAGGAGTCCTGGCTGCTCACAGCGGCTATCTCAAGGCTTTGTTGACCAGTGCTGCAACAACGCCTAACAGTGTCAATGCGAACGTTGCCTCTTGCGGCAATCTGCCAGCGACAGCTATCGCAGTCACGACCTCGAGTCTTTCGGGACAATCGACGCGACAACCGGTCACGTCTGTCTCAGTTTCATCGATtg GTGGAGAAGCTTTCGCGCCTCTGTTGAATTACATGTACACCGGACGGTTAGAAGTGACGTTGGACAACGTTTACAGCGTATTGTTGGCGACGCATTTGTTGCACATGCCCGGAGCTTTAGAGCAATGCAGAGCAGCGTTGCTTAGGCTGAGGGCACCGCCGCCTCTACCGACGCCGATACCAGTTCCGGTGGGACCGACCTCGACGCTCACGTCCACGCCAGGCTCTGGGAACATACTGAGACCGATACCCAACAGACTGATGATAGATCCCAACATGTGTTGGCCACCGACGACACCGCTTTATCCACCGACCGCGCCGGCACCCGCATCCATCGGTATACCGCATCTGTCTCAATTGCAACCGTCCGTCCTGATGCAATCGACTGTTCCGCTCAGCGTTACCGTTGCTTCGACCTCGAGCGTCCAAGAAACGCAAACCTCGACGC TCGCGACGATACCAACGTTTGTTTCTAACAGCAAAGTGCCATCGCCGAGGCCGACGCTGTTCCAAATCGAGCGGAACCGCGGGACCAGAGAGGCGAGAGCAAAGTCCCCGGAGAATGAGTCGTCCACCTCGTTGCCGTTCGTGGCGGCGGCGGCCGCAGCGTTTAACGCCTTCGCTGCGTCGAACGCGGCGACCGCGACCAGGGCGACGTCGCCGACGCTATCGGTCTCGCCGAGCCCGTCCACGGCGTCCCAGTCATCGCTGCCTTCCTGTCGTAGCAAGAAATCCACCTCGACGGACCAACGACGGTACAAGGAGGAACGCGATGGCGAGCATCCAAACACCAGCAGACAGACGCAAGGTCGTGCCTCGTCGTCGCCTACGGAGGAAACCGCCGCGAGTCGTCATCGCGGCAGGAACGTCGAGACGCTGTCGATCGCGGAAAACGATCGAGCTCGATCGTCCAAACGAAGGGGACGCGGATCTAGCGGCAACGAGGGCTCTTCCAGCGGTGTTTTGTCGGTGGTCTACGACATCGCCTGCTGCGACGGGCCAGTCAAGTTTCACCGTGTGCTAAACGAGAACTATTCCTCGTCCGTGGCCACCTGCGGCCCCAACTCCGCGTCGCAGCAGCGTCTGCAGAGGTCGTGCTTCGAACCGGAGAACACGTCGAGCGAGAACGACGAGAACGGTCGACCGCCAACGGTCAGGATGACTCACGATCCGACAGAGTCCGTCATCGACTCGAACACCACCACCGAGAGCTACACGTGCGGCTACTGCAAGCACACCTTCAAGTCCCAGTACTGCTACAGAAAGCACACCAAGAGACACCTGCTGCCCACCAGAGCGAACGAGTCGATCGCCGTCAGACCACGTCAAGATATACCGCGAAGCAGAAGGGAAGTGCGGTTGCTGGACCTGAACGTTCAATACTATCCCTGCAAGATCTGCGGCTGCAAGTTCCCCAGCTACTACTTCGTCCACAAGCATCGAAAGCTCTGTCACGCGAACATGGAGGAGAGACAGCAGCCCGACGAGACGATCGGCACGCCCACGGAGGACCAAGAGTCCACTACTTCGACGACCAACGACAGACAATTAGGATCCGAGAATTAA